A portion of the Streptomyces erythrochromogenes genome contains these proteins:
- a CDS encoding DUF1996 domain-containing protein — protein MGKERRLLTLVICLVLGGGLTAAVLGATRAAGPHAGVAAGAPAPSDYVDIRDVPPAPAVPPATPADRSDGSPGSVAVDCGRNEQRHYNEDNLVVSPGLRAGAHHTHSYVGNLSTDAMSTDDSLAAAATSCAGGDRSTYYWPVLRRLDRPGTHPHETSAGHGNAGAIVPETSVRVEFRGNPVSKVVAMPPFLRAMTGDAVARTAGSDAHVRARWGCSGSPDRSTTLYPRCPEGDRVTRTLIFPSCWNGLDTASAGHRSHLLFPGGNGVCPTDTFPVPELRLSLAYEVPEGVPVAIDSFPEQRHSPRTDHAMFVNAMTDPQMAAVVDCLNEGRSCRT, from the coding sequence ATGGGGAAAGAACGCCGACTGCTCACTCTCGTCATCTGCCTGGTCCTGGGGGGTGGGCTGACCGCCGCGGTGCTGGGCGCCACGCGCGCGGCCGGTCCGCACGCGGGCGTGGCGGCCGGCGCCCCGGCACCGTCCGACTATGTGGACATACGTGACGTTCCACCGGCCCCGGCCGTCCCTCCAGCCACGCCCGCCGATCGGAGCGACGGCTCGCCGGGGTCGGTGGCGGTGGACTGCGGCCGCAACGAGCAGAGGCACTACAACGAGGACAACCTGGTGGTCTCGCCCGGCCTGCGGGCCGGCGCCCACCACACGCACTCCTACGTGGGCAACCTGTCCACGGACGCCATGTCGACCGACGACTCGCTTGCTGCCGCCGCCACGAGCTGCGCGGGCGGCGACCGGTCGACGTACTACTGGCCCGTCCTGCGCCGCCTGGACCGGCCGGGCACACACCCCCACGAGACGTCCGCGGGGCACGGGAACGCCGGCGCGATCGTGCCCGAGACCTCGGTGCGGGTCGAGTTCCGGGGCAATCCGGTCAGCAAGGTCGTGGCGATGCCGCCCTTCCTGCGCGCGATGACGGGCGACGCGGTCGCCCGCACGGCGGGCAGCGACGCCCATGTCCGGGCCCGCTGGGGGTGTTCCGGCTCCCCGGACCGCTCCACCACCCTCTACCCGCGCTGTCCCGAGGGCGACCGCGTCACCCGCACCCTGATCTTCCCGAGCTGCTGGAACGGCCTCGACACCGCGAGCGCCGGGCACCGCTCGCACCTGCTGTTCCCCGGGGGCAACGGAGTCTGCCCCACCGACACCTTCCCCGTGCCCGAACTGCGCCTCTCCCTCGCCTACGAGGTCCCCGAGGGGGTGCCCGTGGCGATCGACTCCTTTCCCGAGCAACGGCACAGCCCCAGGACGGACCACGCGATGTTCGTGAACGCGATGACCGATCCGCAGATGGCCGCTGTCGTCGACTGCCTCAACGAGGGCCGCTCCTGCCGGACTTGA
- a CDS encoding sigma-70 family RNA polymerase sigma factor — protein sequence MAGPLWPRTRRGSTDEALIKSVYEEHGHALLAYATRLTGDRASAEDVVQETLIRAWRHSEVLVNGKGSVRGWLLTVARNIITDRYRARAARPPEVSGSAAAPPVEADHADSVVDSMTVLGALDRLSPEHRDVLKELYYRQLSVAEAADTLGIPAGTVKSRSHYALKALRDVFRDDGFRENGTRDGKRSGRPPQQPAGLREVVA from the coding sequence ATGGCCGGACCACTGTGGCCCCGAACTCGGCGGGGCTCGACCGATGAGGCACTGATCAAGTCGGTGTACGAGGAGCACGGTCACGCCCTGCTCGCGTACGCCACCCGGCTGACCGGGGACCGGGCCTCCGCCGAGGACGTCGTGCAGGAGACCCTCATACGTGCCTGGCGGCACTCCGAGGTCCTGGTCAACGGAAAGGGCTCGGTGCGCGGCTGGCTGCTCACCGTGGCCCGCAACATCATCACCGACCGGTACCGGGCCAGGGCGGCCCGGCCGCCGGAGGTCTCCGGTTCGGCCGCCGCTCCCCCGGTGGAGGCGGACCACGCCGACTCCGTGGTGGACAGCATGACCGTGCTGGGAGCCCTCGACCGGTTGTCCCCGGAACACCGGGACGTGTTGAAGGAGTTGTACTACCGCCAGCTGAGCGTGGCGGAGGCCGCCGACACCCTCGGCATCCCGGCGGGTACGGTCAAGTCGCGTTCGCACTACGCGCTCAAGGCCCTGCGCGACGTCTTCAGGGACGACGGCTTCCGGGAGAACGGCACAAGAGACGGAAAAAGATCGGGCAGGCCGCCCCAGCAGCCGGCCGGACTGCGTGAGGTGGTGGCATGA
- a CDS encoding DUF7873 family protein, which yields MPKLNQIIAVEKGVKSKSFQELTQAHHDVQKPALLAGISRTYQPKDEEGEQLPPESTRVQVKAEDVLRATAGTLTRLFDVTATKDWANRSAAADVVVDGNVLLAQVPVPYLLFLEKQLTDLHTFVRKLPVLDASESWNLDPSTDSWKTDPVRTIRTKKVPRNHVKAEATEKHPAQVEVYYEDVPVGYWTTVKFSGALPARRVNELLDRVEKLQQAVKYAREEANSAEVTDQRVGDAVFGYLFR from the coding sequence GTGCCGAAGCTGAATCAGATCATCGCAGTCGAAAAGGGCGTCAAGTCCAAGTCCTTCCAGGAGCTCACCCAGGCTCACCACGACGTGCAGAAGCCCGCCCTGCTGGCCGGCATCTCGCGTACGTACCAGCCCAAGGACGAGGAGGGCGAGCAGCTGCCGCCCGAGTCCACCCGGGTGCAGGTCAAGGCGGAGGACGTGCTGCGCGCGACGGCCGGGACGCTCACGCGGCTCTTCGACGTGACGGCCACCAAGGACTGGGCGAACCGCAGCGCGGCCGCGGACGTGGTCGTCGACGGCAACGTCCTGCTTGCCCAGGTGCCCGTCCCGTACCTGCTCTTCCTGGAGAAGCAGCTCACGGACCTGCACACCTTCGTGCGGAAGCTGCCGGTGCTGGACGCCTCCGAATCCTGGAACCTGGACCCGTCCACCGACTCTTGGAAGACGGACCCGGTGCGCACGATCCGCACCAAGAAGGTGCCGCGCAACCACGTCAAGGCCGAGGCCACCGAGAAGCACCCGGCCCAGGTCGAGGTGTACTACGAGGACGTGCCGGTCGGGTACTGGACGACCGTGAAGTTCTCCGGCGCGCTGCCCGCACGGCGGGTCAACGAGCTGCTCGACCGCGTCGAGAAGCTCCAGCAGGCCGTCAAGTACGCCCGCGAGGAGGCCAACAGCGCCGAGGTCACCGACCAGAGGGTCGGGGACGCGGTGTTCGGCTACCTGTTCAGGTAG
- a CDS encoding ATP-grasp domain-containing protein, producing the protein MRLCFLVEEHYRHDGMPNEVIGQLTAWGHRVDVVRPGGSLLRMTEAVDAGAHDAWVLKTVSGGPGLTLLEAAAAAGLTTVNDARSIRGVRDKALAAAIGRGRGLPLPPTYAVARPELLGEIPAAEYPLVVKPADGSSGRAVHLVPSPERLEALLPALAGEGMLIAQPYVPNSGTDIKVYAVGGELFATERCSPLHPDPSVRERRVPLSAEVAAIAAQVGSVYGLDLYGVDVLLGPDGPVVVDVNDFPSFRQVPDAAARVARAVLHLARAGGPAPAAPATLPYTLPLSIPAQAAAQVPAAAQVPAAAGDAG; encoded by the coding sequence ATGAGGCTCTGCTTCCTGGTGGAGGAGCACTACCGTCACGACGGTATGCCGAACGAGGTGATCGGACAGCTGACCGCGTGGGGGCACCGCGTGGACGTCGTGCGGCCGGGCGGCTCGCTGCTGCGCATGACAGAGGCGGTGGACGCGGGCGCCCACGACGCCTGGGTCCTCAAGACGGTATCGGGCGGCCCGGGACTGACCCTCCTCGAAGCCGCCGCCGCGGCCGGGCTGACCACCGTCAACGACGCCCGGTCCATCCGCGGCGTACGCGACAAGGCGCTCGCCGCCGCCATCGGGCGCGGCCGCGGACTCCCGCTGCCGCCCACGTACGCCGTCGCCCGCCCCGAGTTGCTCGGGGAGATACCGGCGGCCGAGTACCCGCTCGTGGTCAAACCCGCCGACGGCAGCTCCGGTCGGGCCGTGCACCTGGTGCCCTCGCCCGAGCGGCTGGAGGCGCTGCTGCCCGCGCTCGCGGGCGAGGGCATGCTCATCGCCCAGCCGTACGTGCCCAACTCGGGTACGGACATCAAGGTGTACGCGGTCGGCGGGGAGCTGTTCGCGACCGAGCGCTGTTCCCCGCTGCACCCCGACCCCTCGGTGCGCGAGCGCCGGGTGCCGCTGTCGGCGGAAGTGGCGGCGATCGCCGCCCAGGTGGGGTCGGTCTACGGACTCGACCTGTACGGGGTGGACGTGCTGCTGGGCCCCGACGGGCCGGTGGTCGTCGACGTCAACGACTTCCCGAGCTTCCGGCAGGTGCCGGACGCGGCGGCGCGGGTGGCCCGCGCGGTACTGCACCTGGCGCGGGCCGGCGGCCCGGCGCCGGCGGCGCCCGCGACGCTGCCGTACACGCTGCCCCTGTCGATACCGGCCCAGGCCGCGGCGCAGGTCCCCGCCGCCGCGCAGGTCCCCGCCGCGGCGGGTGACGCCGGATGA
- a CDS encoding zf-HC2 domain-containing protein, with amino-acid sequence MNRQRHEEELLGPYVLGVLDDEEARRVEGHMSGCVQCREEVAALREMEAALGEVPEEAFLDGPPQGGDLLLQRTLRQMRGERAGAARRRAAFTGLAVAASLAAVFWAGTQLGGSDQGAIALPVPPSPTASADPSPPPKGTTLHSATDAGTGARMTVQMTPATKWVRLRAAVTGVPPGERCRLIVVSKDGKRTTAGSWVVGSQENGEAKGAGLDGSAAVDRADVKAVLVENEAGRTFVSVPV; translated from the coding sequence ATGAACCGGCAGCGGCACGAGGAGGAACTGCTCGGCCCGTACGTGCTCGGCGTCCTGGACGACGAGGAGGCCCGCCGGGTCGAGGGACACATGAGCGGATGCGTGCAGTGCCGGGAGGAGGTGGCCGCGTTGCGCGAGATGGAGGCGGCACTGGGCGAGGTGCCCGAGGAGGCGTTCCTCGACGGACCGCCGCAGGGCGGTGACCTGCTGCTCCAGCGCACCCTGCGGCAGATGCGGGGCGAGCGGGCCGGTGCGGCACGCCGTCGCGCGGCGTTCACGGGACTGGCGGTGGCGGCTTCGCTGGCCGCCGTGTTCTGGGCCGGTACGCAGTTGGGTGGAAGCGATCAGGGCGCGATCGCGCTGCCCGTGCCCCCGTCGCCGACCGCTTCGGCGGACCCCTCTCCCCCGCCCAAGGGGACCACGCTGCACTCCGCGACCGACGCGGGCACGGGTGCGCGGATGACCGTACAGATGACGCCGGCCACCAAGTGGGTGCGGTTGCGGGCGGCGGTCACGGGAGTGCCGCCGGGCGAGCGCTGCCGGCTGATCGTGGTGTCCAAGGACGGCAAGCGCACCACCGCGGGCAGCTGGGTCGTGGGAAGCCAGGAGAACGGCGAGGCCAAGGGCGCCGGGCTGGACGGTTCGGCGGCCGTCGACCGGGCGGACGTCAAGGCCGTCCTGGTCGAGAACGAGGCCGGCAGGACCTTCGTGTCCGTCCCCGTGTGA